One window from the genome of Antechinus flavipes isolate AdamAnt ecotype Samford, QLD, Australia chromosome X, AdamAnt_v2, whole genome shotgun sequence encodes:
- the RLIM gene encoding E3 ubiquitin-protein ligase RLIM produces MESSDSNDKGNVDQSETQRRRQLDRLDREEAFYHFVNNLSEEDYRLMRDNNLLGTPGEITEEELLRRLHQIKEGPPQQNNDENRESTDDVSNSDSIIDWLNSVRQTGNTTRSGQRGNQSWRAVSRTNPNSGDFRFSLEINVNRNGTQNSENENEPSAESSNREDIENNSPSGMESSTSESSFIRQHGSERNALEELTEEVTLPRGQRRARSRSPEQRRIRARTDRSRSPLISVTELPRRGHHNVTSQTFDHAMTSDAEGSSRTRQHVTLRQHMMGAELSNENAISFSASEMRNIPQASGSSETSGSNESLAPGQRPPTIVLDLQVRRVRPGEYRQRDSIASRTRSRSQSTNNTVTYESERGGFRRTFSRSERAGVRTYVSTIRIPIRRILNTGLSETTSVAIQTMLRQIMTGFGELSYFMYSDSDTDPSGPSLSPSLEDSDLQNAGLGSSSSSGGGVSASTSAGGGPSSSSSSSSIESLETSSELYDGSNEASSSGIRREGRNRDRNSVTFEESGSLPFLSLAQFFLLNEEDDDQPRGLTKEQIDNLAMRNFGESDAFKTCSVCITEYTEGNKLRKLPCSHEYHVHCIDRWLSENSTCPICRRAVLTSGNRESMV; encoded by the exons ATGGAAAGCTCAGATTCTAACGATAAAGGAAATGTTGACCAGTCTGAAACACAACGTAGACGTCAACTGGATCGATTGGATCGGGAAGAAGCATTCTACCACTTTGTAAATAATCTGAGTGAAGAAGATTATAGGCTTATGAGAGATAACAATTTACTAGGTACTCCAG GTGAAATTACTGAAGAAGAATTACTGAGAAGACTTCATCAAATCAAAGAAGGTCCCCCACAACAAAACAATGATGAGAATAGAG aaTCAACAGATGATGTCTCTAACAGCGATTCCATCATCGACTGGCTTAATTCAGTCCGACAGACCGGAAATACAACAAGAAGTGGACAGAGAGGAAATCAATCTTGGAGAGCAGTGAGCAGGACTAATCCAAATAGTGGTGATTTCAGATTCAGCTTGGAAATAAACGTGAACCGTAACGGGACCCAGAATTCAGAGAACGAAAATGAGCCGTCCGCAGAATCTTCCAATAgagaagatatagaaaataatagCCCAAGTGGCATGGAAAGTTCAACATCCGAGTCATCGTTCATCAGACAGCATGGATCTGAGAGGAATGCCCTTGAAGAATTAACTGAAGAAGTAACTCTTCCCAGAGGCCAGAGAAGAGCAAGAAGCAGGAGCCCAGAGCAACGGAGGATCCGCGCGAGGACCGACAGAAGTAGGTCACCTTTGATTTCAGTAACTGAGCTTCCCCGAAGAGGCCATCACAACGTCACATCTCAGACTTTTGACCATGCTATGACAAGTGACGCTGAAGGGAGTTCCAGAACCAGGCAGCATGTGACATTAAGACAACACATGATGGGAGCAGAACTGTCGAATGAAAATGCCATTTCGTTTTCAGCTTCTGAGATGAGAAACATCCCTCAGGCATCAGGTTCTTCAGAAACCAGTGGCAGCAATGAATCTCTGGCTCCTGGACAGAGACCGCCAACTATAGTCCTCGATCTTCAAGTGAGAAGAGTTCGTCCTGGAGAATATAGACAGAGAGATAGCATAGCTAGCAGAACTCGCTCGAGATCTCAGTCAACAAACAACACGGTCACTTACGAAAGTGAACGTGGAGGGTTTAGGCGTACATTTTCACGGTCAGAGAGAGCTGGAGTAAGAACTTATGTCAGCACTATCAGAATTCCCATTCGTAGAATCCTTAACACAGGATTGAGCGAGACAACTTCAGTTGCAATTCAGACAATGTTAAGACAGATTATGACTGGTTTTGGTGAATTAAGCTACTTCATGTACAGTGATAGTGATACAGACCCTAGTGGCCCATCTTTAAGCCCAAGTCTCGAAGACTCAGATCTTCAGAATGCAGGATTgggtagcagtagcagcagcggAGGTGGTGTCAGCGCTAGCACTAGTGCCGGCGGAGGTcccagtagcagcagcagcagctccaGCATTGAAAGTTTAGAAACTAGCTCTGAGTTATATGACGGTAGCAACGAAGCAAGCTCATCAGGCATTAGACGGGAAGGTAGGAATAGAGACAGGAATTCGGTTACATTTGAAGAAAGCGGTTCTTTACCCTTTCTTAGTCTAGCTCAGTTTTTCCTCTTGAATGAGGAAGATGACGACCAACCAAGAGGACTCACCAAAGAACAGATCGACAACCTGGCAATGAGAAATTTTGGTGAGAGCGATGCATTCAAAACCTGTAGCGTCTGTATCACTGAATACACTGAAGGCAACAAGCTTCGAAAACTGCCTTGCTCTCACGAATACCACGTTCACTGCATCGACCGCTGGTTGTCGGAAAATTCCACCTGTCCCATTTGTCGGAGAGCGGTCTTAACCTCTGGAAACAGAGAAAGCATGGTCTAA